One Candidatus Omnitrophota bacterium genomic region harbors:
- the serC gene encoding 3-phosphoserine/phosphohydroxythreonine transaminase, translating into MSNRVYNFSAGPATLPLSVLEKTQKDLVCLPGVGASILEISHRSKAFTEIIQTADANLRELLDIPGNYKILFLHGGASLQFSMVPMNLLREKSAPADYILTGTWGDKAIKEARKEGQTRIAWDGADENYKRIPKANELELDPEATYVHITTNETIQGVQWQSEPDTGKVPLVCDASSDFLSRPIDVRKYGLIYACAQKNAGPAGVTVVILREDLLEQIPAGLPSMLDYSVHVKNDSVYNTAPVFPIYVLKLVTDWLKDEVGGISKIALINEKKSQMLYEVIDQSDGFYIGHAEPECRSKVNVTWRFSDNDLQAQFLEGALAEGLTDLKGHRSVGGIRASIYNAMPAEGVEKLRDFMIAFAKRSVEKV; encoded by the coding sequence ATGTCAAACCGCGTCTACAATTTTTCGGCCGGACCGGCCACCCTCCCCCTCTCTGTATTAGAAAAAACCCAGAAGGATTTGGTGTGCCTTCCGGGCGTGGGGGCCTCTATCTTGGAGATCAGCCACCGTTCCAAGGCCTTTACAGAAATTATTCAAACAGCCGATGCCAATCTGCGCGAGCTGCTCGATATCCCCGGCAACTACAAGATCCTCTTCTTGCACGGAGGGGCAAGCCTGCAGTTTTCTATGGTGCCCATGAATCTGCTGCGCGAAAAAAGCGCGCCTGCCGACTATATTCTGACCGGTACTTGGGGCGATAAGGCCATTAAAGAGGCCAGGAAAGAAGGCCAGACGCGGATTGCCTGGGACGGCGCGGATGAAAACTACAAGCGCATCCCCAAGGCCAATGAGCTGGAACTCGATCCCGAAGCCACGTACGTGCACATCACTACCAACGAAACCATTCAGGGTGTGCAATGGCAATCGGAGCCGGATACCGGCAAGGTCCCGCTTGTTTGCGATGCTTCCTCGGATTTCTTGAGCCGGCCCATTGATGTCAGGAAGTACGGTTTGATTTATGCGTGTGCGCAAAAGAACGCCGGACCTGCGGGCGTGACGGTCGTGATCTTGCGCGAAGACCTTCTGGAACAGATTCCCGCCGGTCTCCCCTCTATGCTGGACTATTCCGTGCACGTCAAAAATGATTCAGTTTACAACACCGCTCCGGTCTTTCCCATCTATGTGCTGAAGCTCGTCACAGACTGGCTCAAGGATGAAGTCGGCGGCATCTCGAAGATCGCCCTGATCAACGAGAAAAAATCGCAAATGCTCTATGAGGTTATCGACCAGAGCGATGGATTCTATATCGGTCACGCAGAACCCGAGTGCCGATCCAAGGTCAACGTCACCTGGCGCTTTTCGGACAACGACTTGCAGGCGCAGTTCCTGGAAGGCGCTCTGGCAGAGGGGTTGACCGACTTGAAGGGGCACCGCTCGGTGGGCGGGATCCGCGCTTCGATCTACAATGCCATGCCGGCAGAGGGTGTTGAAAAATTGCGGGATTTCATGATCGCCTTTGCCAAACGTTCCGTCGAAAAGGTTTAG
- a CDS encoding SDR family oxidoreductase — protein sequence MSLRHRILIAGVGFLGRPLATALAEQGHEVWGLSRSGQSLPGGVRPVIADLTDARSLRDLPAPLDYAVFCAAPDEPDEAAYRALYLDGTRNLVRALREQTPGLRRFFCVSSTGVYGQANGEWVNEDSVTEPRRYQGRIALEAEGVARGLGSKTTILRCGGIYGPGRSRLIRRAWAGELSYLRSPEVYTNRIHYEDASRIVAHLMGLEAPADLYLAVDKHPASRSEVFCWLAGQLGAPAPKIVEAENRDCCGFDTNKRCSNERLLSTGYKFKYSTYREGYKELIGCQAP from the coding sequence ATGAGCCTGCGTCATCGAATACTTATTGCGGGAGTCGGGTTTCTCGGCAGGCCCCTGGCCACTGCTTTAGCGGAGCAGGGCCATGAGGTTTGGGGCTTGAGCCGCAGCGGACAAAGCCTTCCCGGGGGAGTCCGGCCCGTGATTGCGGATTTGACGGATGCCCGGAGCCTTCGGGATTTGCCTGCGCCTTTGGACTACGCTGTATTTTGCGCTGCCCCGGACGAGCCGGACGAGGCAGCCTACCGGGCTCTTTACCTGGATGGAACCCGGAACCTGGTCCGGGCTCTTCGAGAACAGACCCCGGGTCTGCGGCGTTTCTTCTGTGTTTCCAGCACGGGCGTTTACGGCCAGGCAAACGGCGAATGGGTGAACGAAGATTCTGTGACAGAGCCCAGGCGGTATCAGGGCCGGATTGCTTTGGAAGCCGAAGGAGTGGCGCGCGGGCTCGGTTCCAAGACAACGATTCTGCGTTGCGGCGGTATCTACGGTCCGGGCCGGTCTCGGCTTATCCGGCGCGCGTGGGCCGGAGAGCTCAGTTATCTCCGGAGCCCGGAGGTCTATACCAATCGAATCCATTATGAGGACGCATCACGAATTGTGGCTCATCTGATGGGTTTGGAAGCTCCGGCGGATTTGTATTTGGCGGTGGACAAGCACCCGGCATCCCGCAGCGAAGTGTTCTGCTGGTTGGCCGGACAGCTCGGCGCCCCTGCCCCTAAAATAGTGGAGGCCGAGAACAGGGATTGCTGTGGCTTTGATACGAACAAGCGTTGCAGCAACGAGCGCCTGCTTTCCACAGGTTACAAATTCAAGTATTCGACGTATCGTGAAGGATACAAAGAATTGATTGGGTGTCAGGCCCCGTAG
- a CDS encoding endonuclease/exonuclease/phosphatase family protein: MNTFNVLEYNIYLGGEQRIEVEEDRTKLLRKVMRRVSPDLLVLLECNGWEKNNCALFRDYERALGMKGHLAAGGDFSTALMVSGRVKVLSFDFDPKPYWHLVMDACLETEGLGEFQVLACHLHPFSPAERAREMELILSRVRPGTEALILGDFNAIGPTDAKLPADIPQTFRERFVTGGVIDTRVFSLLDAQGYVDLYRKWHPKEPGYTIPTALMRNPLFEGTRLRLDYIFAGPQLARRLQDIQVLESEETQRASDHFPLLAEFRLSD; encoded by the coding sequence GTGAACACATTCAATGTATTGGAATACAACATCTACCTGGGCGGGGAGCAGCGCATCGAGGTTGAGGAGGACCGCACCAAGCTTTTGCGCAAAGTCATGCGCCGCGTCAGTCCGGATCTTCTGGTGCTTTTGGAATGCAATGGTTGGGAGAAAAATAATTGCGCGCTGTTCCGCGACTATGAACGTGCATTGGGCATGAAAGGGCACTTGGCTGCGGGGGGGGATTTCAGTACCGCGTTGATGGTTTCAGGCCGGGTCAAGGTGCTTTCCTTTGACTTTGATCCTAAGCCCTATTGGCATTTGGTGATGGACGCGTGTTTGGAGACAGAAGGTTTGGGAGAGTTCCAGGTCTTGGCGTGTCATCTGCACCCCTTTTCTCCGGCGGAGCGCGCTAGAGAAATGGAATTGATCTTGTCCCGTGTCCGGCCCGGGACCGAGGCCTTGATCTTGGGCGATTTCAACGCCATTGGTCCCACCGATGCCAAACTTCCCGCCGATATTCCCCAAACCTTCCGCGAACGCTTTGTGACCGGCGGCGTGATCGACACCCGTGTCTTCAGCTTGCTGGATGCCCAGGGCTATGTGGATCTTTACCGCAAATGGCATCCTAAGGAACCCGGCTACACCATCCCCACTGCGCTCATGCGCAATCCCTTATTTGAAGGGACCCGTTTGCGTTTGGACTACATCTTTGCCGGCCCGCAACTGGCCCGGCGGCTCCAGGATATCCAGGTCCTCGAGAGCGAGGAGACGCAGCGTGCCTCCGACCATTTTCCTCTTCTGGCCGAATTCCGGCTCTCTGACTAG